The following are encoded in a window of Streptococcus pasteurianus genomic DNA:
- a CDS encoding ABC transporter substrate-binding protein/permease: MKHKLKALMLAIFSVFFVFGVKAQADTISIVSDTAYAPFEFKDSDQTYKGIDVDIIKEVAKREGWDYEQTYPGFDAAVNAVQAGQADALMAGTTVTDARKKVFTFSDTYYDTSIVIYTKSGNTAISKYSQLKGKTVGVKNGTAAQTWLDEHADKYDYTVKTFDTSDLMNNSLDSGSIDAAMDDTPVVQYAINQGKSYEINIDAESIGSFAFAVKKGSSYEYLIDEFNEALAAMKEDGTYDQIMQKWLGDSYTSSSTSSSSNSSAASSTLTLTGDASAKATPVKSTYKIVMDSSFAPFEYQNDSGEYEGIDVELIKAIAEQQGFNVEISNPGFDAALNAVQAGQADAVIAGMSITDARKEIFDFSDAYYTSNILLAVKSGSSVKSYSDLKGLTVGAKNGTSSYTWLSEHADEYGYTLKAFDEASTMYDSLNSGSIDALMDDEAVLLYAIQQGRDFETPIAGEKSGEYGFAVSKGSNPELIEMFNNGLAALVESGEYDEIVNKYLDTSDSSSSSSSTVDETTIWGLLKNNYSQLLAGLGKTLSLTLISFAIAMVIGIIFGMMAVAPNKVLRTISAVFVDIVRGIPLMIVAAFIFWGIPNLLESITGRQSPINDFVAATIALSLNGGAYIAEIVRGGIEAVPQGQMEASRSLGISYGKTMQKIILPQAIRLMLPNFINQFVISLKDTTIVSAIGLVELFQTGKIIIARNYQSFRVYAILAVIYLVMITLLTRLAKRLEKRLK, from the coding sequence ATGAAGCACAAATTGAAAGCTCTTATGCTAGCAATATTCTCTGTATTCTTTGTGTTTGGTGTCAAAGCTCAAGCAGACACAATTAGCATTGTATCTGATACAGCTTATGCCCCATTCGAATTTAAAGATTCAGACCAAACTTATAAAGGGATTGATGTTGATATCATCAAAGAAGTCGCTAAACGCGAGGGATGGGACTACGAACAAACTTACCCTGGTTTTGATGCTGCAGTAAACGCTGTTCAAGCGGGACAAGCTGATGCTCTTATGGCAGGAACAACCGTTACTGACGCACGTAAGAAAGTCTTTACTTTCTCTGATACCTATTATGATACTTCAATCGTTATCTACACCAAAAGTGGTAACACAGCCATTTCAAAATATAGCCAATTAAAAGGTAAAACTGTCGGTGTTAAAAATGGTACTGCTGCCCAAACTTGGCTTGACGAACATGCTGATAAATATGACTATACTGTCAAAACATTTGATACTAGCGATTTGATGAATAACAGCCTTGATTCTGGTTCTATTGATGCAGCGATGGACGACACACCAGTTGTTCAATACGCTATCAATCAAGGAAAATCATATGAAATCAATATCGATGCAGAATCAATCGGAAGCTTCGCTTTTGCTGTTAAAAAAGGAAGCAGCTACGAATATTTGATTGATGAATTCAACGAAGCCCTTGCTGCTATGAAAGAAGACGGTACTTATGACCAAATCATGCAAAAATGGTTAGGTGATTCATATACATCTTCTTCAACAAGCTCATCATCTAATAGTTCAGCCGCTTCAAGTACCTTAACATTAACTGGAGACGCTTCTGCTAAAGCTACACCCGTTAAAAGTACTTACAAAATCGTCATGGACTCTTCTTTCGCACCATTTGAATACCAAAATGATTCTGGTGAATATGAAGGTATCGACGTTGAATTGATTAAAGCTATCGCTGAACAACAAGGTTTCAACGTTGAAATTTCTAACCCTGGTTTTGATGCTGCGCTTAACGCGGTTCAAGCTGGACAAGCGGATGCGGTCATAGCAGGTATGTCAATCACAGACGCTCGTAAGGAAATTTTTGATTTCTCTGATGCTTACTACACTTCAAATATCTTACTTGCTGTAAAATCTGGTAGCAGCGTTAAAAGTTATAGTGATTTAAAAGGCTTAACTGTCGGAGCTAAAAACGGAACATCATCTTACACATGGTTATCTGAACACGCTGACGAATACGGTTATACCTTGAAAGCTTTTGACGAAGCCTCAACAATGTATGACAGCTTGAACTCTGGTTCTATTGATGCCTTAATGGATGATGAAGCCGTTCTCCTCTACGCTATCCAACAAGGACGCGACTTTGAAACACCTATCGCTGGGGAAAAATCCGGTGAATACGGATTTGCCGTTAGCAAAGGTTCTAACCCAGAATTGATTGAAATGTTCAACAACGGTCTTGCTGCCTTGGTTGAATCTGGCGAATACGACGAAATCGTCAATAAATACCTTGATACAAGTGATAGTTCAAGCTCAAGTTCATCAACTGTTGATGAAACAACAATCTGGGGACTCCTCAAAAATAACTATTCGCAATTACTTGCAGGTTTAGGAAAAACACTTAGCTTAACACTGATTTCATTTGCAATTGCTATGGTTATTGGTATTATCTTTGGTATGATGGCTGTTGCGCCAAACAAAGTTCTTCGTACTATTTCAGCTGTCTTTGTTGACATCGTACGTGGTATCCCATTGATGATTGTAGCTGCCTTTATCTTCTGGGGAATTCCAAACCTTCTCGAATCCATCACTGGCAGACAAAGTCCAATTAACGATTTCGTTGCAGCTACTATTGCGCTTTCGCTTAACGGCGGTGCTTACATTGCAGAAATCGTACGTGGTGGTATTGAGGCTGTTCCTCAAGGTCAAATGGAAGCCAGCCGTAGCTTGGGTATTTCATATGGTAAGACAATGCAAAAAATCATCTTGCCACAAGCTATTCGCCTAATGCTACCAAACTTCATCAACCAATTCGTTATTTCATTGAAAGATACAACTATCGTATCAGCAATTGGTCTTGTTGAACTCTTCCAAACTGGTAAAATTATCATTGCTCGTAACTACCAATCTTTCCGTGTGTATGCTATCCTAGCAGTTATCTACCTTGTAATGATTACCCTTTTGACACGTTTAGCAAAACGTCTAGAAAAGAGGCTTAAATAA